A single Alteribacter lacisalsi DNA region contains:
- a CDS encoding L-lactate MFS transporter has protein sequence MKNRWLIALSAVGIHISIGAVYAWSVFTNPLMEQFGWSSSQVQMTFSIAILFLGLSAAFLGHFVEKYGPKKAGLLAAFCFGIGVFVSGIAVNTGSLILLYLSFGVLGGIGLGVGYIAPVSTLVKWFPDRRGLATGLAIMGFGFAAAISSPVMDALINSVGIANTFFILGSVYFVVMFLSSLYLERPPEGWMPEGFKEKVDSGKVKIKKDLAQLRANEAIKTPRFYYLWLMLFINVTCGIAILSATSPLAQESVGMSATQAAALVGILGVFNGIGRLGWASISDYIGRPNTYTAFFVIQAVLFALLPFTTAAVPFQIMLMIIYTCYGGGFASIPAYIGDMFGTKQLGAIHGYILTAWAAAGLAGPLFAAWMYDTTGSYSNSLIYFSGMFVIAFIISLVIRVDIRKLEKKNAEEEKAEDRVKAEKAKGVHAG, from the coding sequence ATGACGTTCAGTATTGCCATTTTGTTTCTCGGTCTCTCAGCAGCGTTTCTAGGTCACTTTGTTGAAAAATACGGACCTAAAAAAGCCGGTCTGCTTGCCGCATTTTGTTTTGGGATTGGGGTATTCGTCTCAGGGATTGCCGTTAATACCGGTTCACTCATCCTGCTTTACCTGTCCTTTGGGGTTCTTGGCGGGATCGGACTCGGGGTCGGTTACATCGCCCCTGTTTCCACGCTCGTAAAGTGGTTTCCGGACCGCCGTGGTCTAGCTACAGGACTGGCGATTATGGGCTTCGGTTTTGCCGCGGCCATCAGCAGTCCGGTGATGGACGCGCTCATTAACAGTGTCGGTATAGCCAATACCTTTTTTATTCTTGGTTCCGTCTATTTTGTGGTGATGTTTCTCTCGTCGCTTTACCTCGAACGTCCCCCGGAGGGATGGATGCCGGAAGGATTTAAGGAGAAAGTCGACAGTGGAAAAGTCAAAATCAAGAAAGACCTTGCCCAGCTTCGGGCAAATGAGGCAATCAAAACACCACGATTCTACTATCTGTGGCTCATGCTTTTTATTAATGTGACCTGCGGAATTGCTATTCTTTCAGCTACAAGTCCGCTGGCGCAGGAAAGTGTCGGCATGTCGGCAACCCAGGCGGCGGCACTCGTCGGGATCCTTGGTGTGTTTAACGGTATCGGGCGGCTCGGCTGGGCTTCAATTTCCGATTATATCGGCCGGCCGAATACGTACACGGCATTCTTCGTCATTCAGGCTGTCCTTTTCGCCCTTCTGCCGTTCACCACTGCAGCTGTACCGTTTCAGATCATGCTGATGATTATTTATACATGCTACGGAGGAGGATTTGCTTCCATTCCGGCATATATCGGGGATATGTTCGGGACGAAGCAGCTTGGAGCCATCCACGGTTATATTCTGACTGCATGGGCCGCTGCAGGGCTTGCAGGCCCGCTCTTTGCAGCGTGGATGTATGACACGACAGGAAGCTACTCAAACAGTCTGATTTATTTTTCAGGTATGTTTGTAATCGCGTTTATCATTTCCCTTGTGATCCGGGTCGATATTCGCAAGCTGGAAAAGAAAAACGCGGAAGAGGAGAAGGCGGAGGACAGGGTAAAAGCGGAAAAAGCCAAAGGCGTCCATGCCGGGTAG